A part of Microbacterium terregens genomic DNA contains:
- a CDS encoding NAD(P)H-quinone dehydrogenase, giving the protein MSLSFERTQSVAIIGGGPGGYEAALGAAQLGAEVTVIERAGIGGSAVITDVVPSKTLIATADAAVAISQAGDLGVQLFARGGEGKPLKPEIAINLVAVNKRLLSLARQQSDDMRASLVEAGVRLISGFGRLDSDNAVVVSTGPNGTDFDRVEADTLIVSVGASPRELPSAKPDGQRILTWTQLYDMTSLPEHLIVVGSGVTGAEFASAYMNLGSKVTLISSRDQVLPGEDRDAATVLEKVFKRGGMTVLSKSRADTVVRDGDGVLVTLSDGRTVEGSHCLMAVGSIPNTAGIGLEAAGVQMTESGHIQVNRVARTSVPNIYAAGDCTTFVPLASVASMQGRTAVFHALGDVVIPLERRRITSNIFTAPEIATIGWSEQDIVDGLIDGVVHKLPLAANPRAKMMGTKDGFVKLIARQGSGTVIGGVIVGPRASDLIYPIAIAVDRRLTVDQLSRVFAAYPSLSGSITDAARAMHIVDRANEDG; this is encoded by the coding sequence ATGTCTTTGAGCTTCGAGCGCACCCAGAGTGTCGCGATCATCGGTGGCGGCCCCGGCGGATACGAGGCCGCGCTCGGCGCGGCCCAGCTCGGCGCGGAAGTGACCGTGATCGAGCGTGCCGGCATCGGCGGCTCGGCCGTGATCACCGACGTCGTGCCGTCCAAGACGCTGATCGCGACCGCCGATGCGGCGGTGGCGATCTCGCAGGCGGGTGATCTCGGCGTGCAGCTGTTCGCCCGGGGCGGCGAGGGGAAGCCGCTCAAGCCGGAGATCGCCATCAACCTGGTCGCGGTCAACAAACGACTGCTGTCGCTGGCGCGCCAGCAGTCCGACGACATGCGGGCATCCCTGGTGGAGGCCGGGGTCCGGCTGATCTCGGGATTCGGCCGCCTCGACAGCGACAACGCCGTCGTCGTCTCGACCGGGCCGAACGGCACGGACTTCGACCGCGTCGAGGCGGACACCCTGATCGTCTCGGTCGGCGCGTCACCGCGGGAGCTTCCGAGCGCGAAACCCGACGGGCAGCGCATCCTGACCTGGACGCAGCTGTACGACATGACCTCCCTTCCCGAGCACCTGATCGTCGTCGGCTCGGGCGTCACCGGGGCGGAGTTCGCGTCGGCGTACATGAACCTCGGATCGAAGGTCACGCTCATCTCCAGCCGTGACCAGGTTCTTCCGGGCGAGGATCGGGACGCCGCGACGGTGCTCGAGAAGGTGTTCAAACGCGGTGGCATGACCGTGCTGTCCAAGTCCCGCGCCGACACCGTCGTCCGAGATGGCGACGGCGTGCTCGTCACACTCTCGGACGGGCGAACCGTCGAGGGCAGTCACTGCCTGATGGCCGTCGGGTCGATCCCCAACACCGCGGGCATCGGGCTGGAGGCCGCCGGCGTGCAGATGACCGAGTCGGGTCACATCCAGGTCAACCGCGTCGCGCGCACCTCGGTGCCGAACATCTACGCCGCGGGCGACTGCACGACGTTCGTGCCGCTCGCCTCGGTGGCGTCGATGCAGGGCCGTACCGCGGTCTTCCACGCGCTGGGCGACGTCGTGATCCCGCTGGAGCGTCGTCGGATCACCTCGAACATCTTCACCGCCCCCGAGATCGCGACGATCGGCTGGTCCGAGCAGGACATCGTCGACGGGCTCATCGACGGCGTCGTGCACAAGCTGCCGCTGGCGGCCAACCCGCGGGCGAAGATGATGGGCACCAAGGACGGCTTCGTCAAGCTCATCGCGCGGCAAGGCAGCGGCACCGTCATCGGCGGCGTGATCGTCGGGCCGCGGGCTTCGGATCTCATCTATCCGATCGCGATCGCCGTCGACCGCCGCCTCACCGTCGACCAGCTCTCCCGCGTCTTCGCCGCCTACCCCTCGCTGAGCGGCAGCATCACCGACGCGGCCCGTGCGATGCACATCGTGGACCGCGCGAACGAAGACGGCTGA
- a CDS encoding biotin carboxylase N-terminal domain-containing protein translates to MPQIAKVLVANRGEIAVRVIRAARDAGKSSVAVYADQDRDALHARLADESYALQGATSAETYLSIEKILSIARRSGADAVHPGYGFLAENAAFARAVIGAGLIWIGPTPEAIEALGDKVTARHVAEKVGAPLVPGTPGPVSDAAEVLAFAEEFGLPIAIKAAFGGGGRGLKVAREYDEIAEMFESATREAITAFGRGECFVEKYLDKPRHVETQCLADAAGNVVVISTRDCSLQRRHQKLVEEAPAPFLTDEQNRTLYESSKAIMREVGYIGAGTCEFLIGADGTISFLEVNTRLQVEHPVSEEVTGIDLVREQFRIAEGGTLDYDDPVPVGHSIEFRVNGEDPGRGFLPQPGPIHMFKTFGGPGIRLDSGVTAGDSVSGAFDSLLGKIIVTGRDRAEAMERARRALDEFEVTGLPTVLPFHRKVVRDPAFTAEDGNFGVFTRWIETEFVNDIPPWDGELDAPKPTEARHTVVVEVSGKRLEVSLPDRIVSAPGSVGRPAAVPPSRRSHAANVVAGASGDAVKAPMQSTIVKVAVEDGQSVVQGDLVVVLEAMKMEQPIQAHKDGVIGAINATAGTTVSAGHQLLTIS, encoded by the coding sequence TCGCCAACCGCGGCGAGATCGCAGTCCGCGTCATCCGCGCGGCGCGAGATGCCGGAAAATCGTCCGTCGCGGTCTACGCCGATCAGGACCGGGACGCGCTGCACGCCCGGCTCGCGGACGAGTCGTACGCTCTGCAGGGCGCGACCAGCGCCGAGACGTATCTGTCGATCGAGAAGATCCTCTCCATCGCGCGCCGTTCCGGCGCCGACGCCGTCCACCCCGGCTACGGCTTCCTCGCCGAGAACGCCGCCTTCGCGCGCGCCGTGATCGGGGCGGGCCTGATCTGGATCGGCCCGACGCCCGAAGCGATCGAAGCGCTCGGCGACAAGGTCACCGCCCGGCACGTCGCCGAGAAGGTGGGCGCCCCGCTCGTCCCCGGCACGCCCGGGCCGGTCAGCGATGCCGCCGAGGTTCTCGCGTTCGCCGAGGAGTTCGGGCTGCCCATCGCGATCAAGGCCGCGTTCGGCGGAGGCGGCCGCGGGCTCAAGGTCGCTCGCGAGTACGACGAGATCGCCGAGATGTTCGAATCCGCGACGCGCGAGGCGATCACCGCCTTCGGCCGCGGTGAGTGCTTCGTCGAGAAGTACCTCGACAAGCCCCGGCACGTCGAGACGCAGTGCCTGGCGGATGCCGCGGGCAACGTCGTCGTGATCTCCACCCGCGACTGCTCGCTGCAGCGGCGTCACCAGAAGCTCGTCGAAGAGGCCCCCGCACCTTTCCTGACCGACGAGCAGAACCGCACGCTGTACGAGTCGTCGAAGGCGATCATGCGCGAGGTCGGCTACATCGGCGCCGGCACGTGCGAGTTCCTCATCGGCGCCGACGGCACCATCTCGTTCCTCGAGGTCAACACCCGCCTGCAGGTCGAGCACCCCGTCTCGGAAGAGGTCACCGGCATCGATCTGGTGCGCGAGCAGTTCCGCATCGCCGAGGGCGGCACGCTGGACTACGACGACCCCGTGCCGGTCGGTCACTCGATCGAGTTCCGTGTCAACGGCGAGGACCCGGGTCGCGGATTCCTTCCCCAGCCCGGTCCGATCCACATGTTCAAGACGTTCGGCGGTCCCGGCATCCGGCTGGATTCCGGCGTCACCGCGGGCGATTCGGTCAGCGGCGCCTTCGACTCGCTGCTCGGCAAGATCATCGTCACCGGCCGCGACCGCGCCGAGGCGATGGAACGCGCGCGCCGCGCGCTGGACGAGTTCGAGGTCACGGGATTACCCACCGTGCTGCCGTTCCACCGCAAGGTGGTCCGCGATCCGGCCTTCACCGCGGAGGATGGCAACTTCGGCGTCTTCACCCGGTGGATCGAGACGGAGTTCGTCAACGACATCCCGCCGTGGGACGGTGAGCTCGATGCGCCCAAGCCGACCGAGGCCCGGCACACGGTCGTCGTCGAGGTCAGCGGCAAGCGGCTCGAGGTCAGCCTTCCCGATCGGATCGTCAGCGCGCCCGGGTCGGTCGGGCGGCCCGCGGCTGTGCCGCCGTCACGACGGTCGCACGCAGCGAACGTCGTCGCGGGCGCGTCGGGCGATGCCGTCAAGGCCCCGATGCAGTCGACGATCGTCAAGGTGGCCGTCGAGGACGGGCAGTCGGTCGTTCAGGGCGACCTGGTCGTCGTGCTCGAGGCGATGAAGATGGAGCAGCCGATCCAGGCGCACAAGGACGGCGTGATCGGCGCGATCAACGCCACCGCCGGCACGACCGTCTCCGCCGGTCACCAGCTCCTGACGATCTCGTAG